Sequence from the Corallococcus sp. EGB genome:
CCGCGGAGCTGACACTCGCGGCACAGGCCGTACAGCTCCATCTTGTGCGACGTCACCGTGAAGCCGTGCTTGCGCGCCACCGCGTCCTGGAGCGTCTCGATGCGGTCGTTCTCGAACTCCACGATGGTGCCGCAGCTGGTGCAGATGAGGTGGTCGTGGTGCTCGCGCCCCGCCGCCGCCTCGTAGCGCGTCTGCCCGTCGCCGAAGTTGCGCGCGTGGGCCAGGCCGCACTCGTTGAGCAGCTTCATGGTCCGGTACACGGTGGCCACGGACACCTTGGTGTCCTGCTCGCGCACCTTGTTCCACAGCTCCTCCACCGACAGGTGGCCGCCCACCTCGAAGAAGGTGTCGATGATGAGGCTGCGCTGGCGCGTGCTCTTCAGCCCGTGCTGGGCCATGTAGCGCGCCAGGACCTCGTCCTTGTCCTTGTCCGAGGAGCCGTGAGCGTGGGAGTGGCTGTGGTGATGGGTCGTCATCTGCAATCTCTGAAGCACCCCATGTGTTGGGGTGGGGATGCCTGCTCCCGCAAGACATTTTCGCCAGCCGGCCTCACCGGGCGCCCGCTCCCCCGCTGACTACCACGGACTTCGGCATCTTCGGCTTGCGCCGCGCGTGGGCTGTTTACATTGAGGCCGGACTGGCTCATTGACACCTGTCTGGCCGCGAAGATAGAGGCATCCGCCCTCGTAAACGAGCAATTTTCCGAACCTTTCCATGATCAGTCCCTGGCAGAGAAGACGGCAGCCCGATGATGTGCCCACCCCGGTGGCGGTGGCGGTGTCGGACTTCTGCCGACGCGCGAAGGCTCCGGCCCCCGCACAGCAGGTCCGCGAGGCGCTCGCGCTCCTCACCGAGGAGGAGGACTTCCGGGTCCGGGCCCTCACGGATGGTGAACCGGAGACGTCCCCCCTGGGGCCCTTCGCGGTGGTGGACATCCTGCGCGGCGTGACGCCCGCACTCGCGGCCCAGCGCCAGGAGTGCGGCTACTACGACGTGGCGCAGGAGCTGGCCCAGGTGCGCGAGGAGAAGACGCCGCCCCCCGCGCCCGCTCCCACCACGCCCGTGTTCGGCCTCGCCGCGCCGCCCGCGGAGGAGACGGACCCCAAGACGGGCCGGCGCAAGAGCGCCAAGGCGGAGGCCGCCGCCATCCAGGAGCGCATCGCGCCCAGGAAGCGCACCACGGACGCGGAGGACGGGGTCACCGCCCTCCCGGCCCCGCCCGCCCAGGAGCCGCAGGAAGAGGAGGCCCCGCGCTTCCTCAAGCGCGAGCTGCCCCGCCCCCGCGGCCGCTTCACCCGCGTGGAGGCCCAGCGACTGTCGTTCTTTGAACTGACCCGCTCGGAGGGCAAGGAGACGCTGGAGGCCGCCATCGCGGCCACGGAGCACCGCTACTCGCTCCTGCGCACACTGGAGCACCGCTACAACGGCCCGCGCGGCGAGCTGACCCAGGTGGACATGGAGAACGTGCTGCGCCAGCACGGCATCATGGAGACGCTGGAGACGCGCGAGCGCGAGAACCTCCGCACCGCCTTCGCGTCCCAGCGCGGCGCCACCGGCCGCGTGGCCTGGGCGCTGGGCCTGTCCCCCAGCGAGTTGCAGCGGCTCACGCACGCGCTCCACATGGAGGAAGAGGTGGAGGCGCTGCGCGAGCGCTTCCGCAACGAGGCGCTGGCCACCTCCCACCTCACCCACCGGCTGGACCTGCTCGGCCGGGAAAAGTACCTGGTGGACCTGGGCATCCAGAAGCGCTTCGC
This genomic interval carries:
- a CDS encoding Fur family transcriptional regulator, whose protein sequence is MTTHHHSHSHAHGSSDKDKDEVLARYMAQHGLKSTRQRSLIIDTFFEVGGHLSVEELWNKVREQDTKVSVATVYRTMKLLNECGLAHARNFGDGQTRYEAAAGREHHDHLICTSCGTIVEFENDRIETLQDAVARKHGFTVTSHKMELYGLCRECQLRGGPLESEA